One window of the Archangium primigenium genome contains the following:
- a CDS encoding glycosyl hydrolase family 18 protein, with protein MMRRNKLAVGLVVSALSAGCGPEALMSEMAEGPGSVRKAPLADPAWAANTAYAAGARVTYGGKSYQCLQAHTSLQGWEPPNVPALWKDAGGTTNPPTTGDTTAPTTSLSANSTNFTAAGTLNLTATASDAVGVTKVEILQNGAVVSTSKTYSRSFTSSNNGTYTYTVNAYDAAGNVGSSSVTVSVAIGTTQPPPSTGGKKIVMYFTAWGIYGRNYQVSNIPAAKVTHLNYAFSNIANGQCVLGDSYADIDKAGGWTGEWDAGALRGNFRGIKELKKSYPNLKALISVGGWSWSKDFSAVAATASSRSAFVKSCVDLYIKGQYPGVTGSNGVGVFDGIDIDWEYPVGGGLPGNGNSPADKQNYTLLMQEFRNQLNALTAQTGKQYLLTIASGASPDLLANKQETKNLANTLDWINIMTYDYHGAFEASTNFQSALFRVTGDPAAKDGFYTDGTVAKMLELGVPASKIVLGLPFYGRGWGNVGSTNNGLFQAGTPTKGTWDDGQSGLTGVFDYKDLKKNYEGKGYTKYFHAEAKEAYLYSPSTKIWIAYDDAQSMAAKSDYILSKGLGGAMAWELSGDDGTLLDAVYQKLK; from the coding sequence ATGATGCGTCGCAATAAGTTGGCCGTGGGTCTGGTCGTTTCCGCGCTGTCCGCGGGCTGTGGTCCGGAAGCTCTGATGTCCGAGATGGCGGAGGGCCCGGGCTCCGTGCGCAAGGCGCCGCTCGCGGATCCCGCCTGGGCGGCGAACACCGCGTACGCCGCGGGAGCTCGCGTCACCTACGGAGGCAAGTCCTATCAGTGTCTGCAGGCGCATACGTCGCTGCAGGGCTGGGAGCCCCCCAACGTCCCGGCGCTGTGGAAGGACGCGGGCGGCACCACCAACCCTCCCACCACGGGCGACACCACCGCGCCCACGACGTCCCTGAGCGCCAACTCCACGAACTTCACCGCCGCCGGGACGCTGAACCTGACGGCGACCGCGTCGGACGCCGTGGGCGTGACGAAGGTGGAGATCCTCCAGAACGGCGCGGTCGTCTCCACGAGCAAGACGTACAGCCGCTCCTTTACCTCGTCCAACAACGGCACGTACACCTATACGGTGAATGCCTATGACGCCGCGGGCAACGTGGGCAGCTCCAGCGTGACCGTCTCGGTGGCCATCGGCACCACCCAGCCGCCCCCCTCCACCGGCGGCAAGAAGATCGTGATGTACTTCACCGCCTGGGGCATCTACGGCCGCAACTACCAGGTCTCCAACATCCCCGCCGCCAAGGTCACCCACCTCAACTACGCCTTCTCCAACATCGCCAATGGCCAGTGCGTGCTCGGCGACTCGTACGCCGACATCGACAAGGCGGGCGGCTGGACGGGTGAGTGGGACGCCGGCGCGCTGCGCGGCAACTTCCGCGGCATCAAGGAACTCAAGAAGAGCTACCCGAACCTCAAGGCCCTCATCTCGGTGGGTGGCTGGAGCTGGTCCAAGGACTTCTCCGCGGTGGCCGCCACCGCGTCCTCGCGCTCGGCCTTCGTGAAGTCGTGCGTGGACCTGTACATCAAGGGCCAGTACCCGGGCGTCACGGGCTCCAACGGCGTGGGCGTGTTCGACGGCATCGACATCGACTGGGAGTACCCGGTGGGTGGCGGTCTGCCGGGCAACGGCAACAGCCCCGCGGACAAGCAGAACTACACGCTGCTCATGCAGGAGTTCCGCAACCAGCTCAATGCCCTCACCGCTCAGACGGGCAAGCAGTACCTGCTCACGATCGCCTCGGGCGCCTCGCCGGACCTGCTCGCCAACAAGCAGGAGACCAAGAACCTGGCGAACACGCTCGATTGGATCAACATCATGACGTACGACTACCACGGCGCGTTCGAGGCCTCGACGAACTTCCAGTCGGCGCTCTTCCGCGTGACGGGCGATCCGGCGGCCAAGGACGGCTTCTACACCGACGGCACGGTGGCCAAGATGCTCGAGCTGGGCGTGCCCGCGAGCAAGATCGTCCTCGGCCTGCCCTTCTACGGCCGTGGCTGGGGCAACGTGGGCTCCACGAACAACGGTCTGTTCCAGGCCGGTACGCCCACCAAGGGCACCTGGGATGACGGCCAGTCGGGCCTGACGGGCGTGTTCGACTACAAGGACCTCAAGAAGAACTACGAGGGCAAGGGCTACACCAAGTACTTCCACGCCGAGGCCAAGGAGGCCTACCTCTACAGCCCGAGCACGAAGATCTGGATCGCCTACGACGACGCGCAGTCCATGGCGGCCAAGTCCGACTACATCCTGAGCAAGGGCCTGGGCGGCGCGATGGCCTGGGAGCTCAGCGGCGATGA